From Neodiprion pinetum isolate iyNeoPine1 chromosome 7, iyNeoPine1.2, whole genome shotgun sequence, a single genomic window includes:
- the LOC124223509 gene encoding uncharacterized protein isoform X5 yields MKTKRVRKSRFEQLEKALYTWFQEMRFRGAPVNGPVIRAKALELSKEMEDGTMVNFVASEGWLSKWKSRFDIQKLICDNKAEDEPGDEMFVEEFPLIIKKEEPGTNIVQVDETDLYYQMLSACTSIEDQEREAVCLQQTEDHNIKAAPAETIVMQKFPIIVKQEKISEGEISTNDEIDLNHKALSLEKEKNFQTVGLKQSKTSTNIVEPTERIFLPEVSEISKHESRNKNEISNTSETGTNCTMLSQKSPKEEKDPMDTSFMQNENHKQIPAYTNIAESRENFFLSENPLIEKVEWEIANTNKTQPSRTVAEKNDSENLDLIRRNDNRIRVIGYNPIETPTDKIFIQEYPLHCKDEEVVASQIFNATEADLYYKMLPSRNLTEEKDREAMALHQNKDRVTVMTCYNSNASLKLPLIVIGRYPKPRALKNISKSTLPVYYTGEPSAMMTINIFKIWFKEVFVPQVTTFLRESGLPLKAELLVNDATSDSKNEVISVNDIKAYYLPHNKTSVHLSDRGTTDNLKRRYTSLLLRSILYAQENGFSVGTHLKSVNIRDVIYWLSDAWDEVTPSKEIISDKNPQSDNQICDIKTETTTSNQGITDQDLLNLLQQIDSYKTAKKEIVHEWIKNNDNAFAQMPTNEEIIKMVEENDELEDDDANLDETVNVKPEDVVTAANTILAFFERHSFLTRAELATIRKPAMMLAYFWGRVTKKFRNFSLSRILVSYSL; encoded by the exons atgaaaacaaaacgagTTCGAAAATCTCGGTTTGAACAACTCGAAAAAGCTTTGTACACCTGGTTTCAGGAAATGCGATTCAGAGGAGCTCCTGTCAATGGCCCTGTTATCAGAG CGAAAGCATTAGAACTGTCTAAGGAAATGGAAGATGGGACTATGGTAAACTTTGTAGCAAGTGAAGGATGGCTAAGCAAATGGAAATCTAGATTTGATATACAAAAACTTATTTGTGACAATAAAGCTGAAGATGAACCAGGTGATGAAATGTTTGTAGAAGAGTTTCCATTAATCATAAAAAAGGAAGAGCCTGGGACTAATATTGTTCAGGTTGACGAAACTGATTTATATTATCAAATGTTATCTGCATGTACTTCCATAGAGGACCAAGAACGTGAAGCTGTGTGCCTTCAGCAAACTGAAGACCACAATATCAAAGCTGCACCAGCAGAAACAATTGTTATGCAAAAATTTCCGATAATtgtaaaacaagaaaaaatttctgaggGTGAAATTTCTACCAACgatgaaattgatttaaatcaTAAAGCATTATCtttggagaaagaaaaaaatttccaaactgTGGGTTTAAAACAAAGTAAAACTTCCACTAATATAGTTGAACCAacagaaagaatttttctaccagaagtttctgaaatttccaaacaCGAAAGtcgaaacaaaaacgaaatttcaaataccaGTGAAACTGGTACAAATTGTACAATGTTATCACAGAAATCTCCCAAGGAGGAGAAAGATCCCATGGATACAAGTTTTATGCAAAATGAGAATCACAAACAAATACCAGCTTACACTAACATAGCTGAAtcaagagaaaatttttttctttcagaaaATCCGTTAATAGAGAAAGTGGAGTGGGAAATTGCTAACACAAATAAAACACAACCTTCGAGAACTGTGGcagagaaaaatgattctGAAAACCTAGATCTTATTAGACGAAATGATAATCGAATCCGGGTAATAGGTTACAATCCTATCGAAACACCaacagataaaatttttattcaagaatatCCATTACACTGCAAGGATGAAGAGGTTGTAGCTAGtcaaatttttaatgcaaCTGAAGCTGATTTGTATTATAAGATGCTCCCATCTCGTAATTTAACCGAAGAAAAAGATCGCGAAGCTATGGCACTTCATCAGAATAAAGACAGAGTTACAGTGATGACCTGCTACAACTCAAATGCATCGCTAAAACTCCCGTTAATCGTCATTGGAAGGTATCCTAAACCAAGGGCTTTGAAAAACATATCTAAATCCACGCTTCCAGTTTACTATACGGGTGAACCAAGCGCAATGATGAccattaatatttttaaaatttggtTCAAGGAAGTATTTGTACCCCAGGTTACAACTTTTTTAAGAGAAAGCGGCCTTCCTTTAAAAGCAGAGCTTTTGGTTAACGATGCTACATCTGATTCTAAGAACGAAGTTATTTCGGTGAATGATATCAAAGCATATTATTTACCACATAATAAAACATCTGTCCACCTATCAGATCGTGGAACGACTGATAACTTGAAAAGACGTTACACATCACTGCTTCTGAGATCAATTTTATATGCCCAAGAAAATGGGTTTTCAGTTGGTACACATTTGAAGTCTGTAAACATTAGAGATGTTATATATTGGTTGAGCGACGCTTGGGATGAAGTCACTCCTAGTAAAGAGATCATTTCTGACAAAAATCCACAGTCCGACAATCAAATATGTGACATTAAGACAGAAACGACAACCTCAAATCAAGGCATAACTGATCAAGATCTTTTGAATCTTTTGCAACAAATTGATAGCTATAAAActgcaaaaaaagaaattgtgcACGAATGGATTAAGAACAATGATAATGCGTTCGCACAAATGCCGACaaatgaagaaattattaaaatggTTGAGGAGAACGATGAACTGG AAGACGATGATGCCAATTTAGATGAGACTGTGAATGTGAAACCAGAAGATGTAGTAACTGCAGCTAATACAATACTTGCATTCTTTGAGAGACATAGTTTTTTGACGAGGGCAGAATTAGCCACGATAAGAAAG CCCGCAATGATGTTGGCGTACTTTTGGGGACgagttacaaaaaaatttcgtaacttTTCACTTTCTCGAATTTTAGTCTCCTACAGCCTATAG